One region of Niallia sp. Man26 genomic DNA includes:
- a CDS encoding M20 family metallopeptidase, translating to MSNLFWITEYLEETKAKWSTISDYIWDHPETRFEEFASASYLKTAIQGEGFTIHEKIGGMETAFMAEFGSGTPVFAFLGEFDALSGLSQADGTARECPLIPNGNGHGCGHNLLGTGAMAAAVGLKNYVAENNIPCTIRYYGCPGEEGGSGKTFMVRSGAFDDVDCALTWHPNDITFVMNTSSLANIQVYFRFKGKSAHAAGSPHLGRSALDAVELMNIGSNYMREHIIDQARIHYAITNSGGLSPNVVQGFAEVLYLIRAPKTDTVIDLFERVKDVAKGAALMTGTEMEVVIDKACSNYIPNNTLNLVMQEAMLEVGPTKFTAAEKQFATEIQATLTDEMLTEAYKPLSMNREDNPLFEDVLAYEQSMSLMPGSTDVSDVSWVTPTAQCNVTTCAIGTPFHTWQLTAQGKSSSAHKGTLQVAKILFLTAAKLLKDPELLIEAKKELQQTVGEKGYVCPIPDEVQPAAAR from the coding sequence ATGAGCAACTTATTTTGGATTACAGAATACTTAGAGGAAACAAAGGCCAAGTGGAGCACAATAAGCGATTATATCTGGGATCATCCTGAAACAAGGTTTGAGGAGTTCGCCTCCGCTTCTTATTTGAAGACAGCTATTCAAGGGGAAGGATTTACAATTCACGAAAAGATCGGCGGCATGGAGACCGCCTTTATGGCCGAATTTGGTTCAGGCACGCCAGTTTTCGCTTTCCTTGGTGAATTTGATGCTTTATCAGGCTTAAGTCAGGCAGATGGAACCGCGAGGGAATGTCCTCTTATTCCAAACGGCAATGGCCACGGCTGCGGTCATAACCTTCTAGGCACAGGAGCCATGGCTGCTGCTGTTGGATTGAAAAATTATGTGGCCGAAAACAATATTCCTTGCACCATTCGTTATTATGGCTGCCCTGGAGAAGAAGGCGGTTCAGGCAAAACATTCATGGTCAGATCGGGAGCATTTGATGATGTTGATTGTGCATTAACATGGCATCCAAATGACATTACCTTTGTAATGAACACCAGCTCCTTAGCGAATATTCAAGTTTACTTCCGTTTCAAAGGCAAAAGCGCACATGCTGCTGGCTCTCCTCACTTAGGAAGAAGTGCGCTTGACGCAGTAGAGCTGATGAATATTGGATCTAATTATATGAGAGAACATATAATTGACCAGGCTCGTATTCATTATGCCATCACTAACTCAGGCGGTTTGTCCCCAAATGTTGTACAAGGCTTTGCAGAGGTCCTCTATTTAATCCGCGCTCCTAAAACAGATACGGTGATAGATTTATTTGAACGAGTGAAAGATGTCGCAAAGGGAGCTGCCTTAATGACTGGCACAGAAATGGAGGTTGTTATAGATAAGGCCTGCTCCAACTATATCCCGAACAACACGCTTAATTTAGTGATGCAAGAAGCAATGCTTGAAGTCGGGCCGACAAAATTCACTGCTGCCGAAAAGCAGTTTGCGACAGAGATTCAAGCCACCCTTACTGATGAGATGCTAACAGAAGCATATAAACCTTTAAGTATGAACAGAGAGGATAATCCCTTGTTCGAGGATGTCCTTGCTTACGAACAATCAATGTCACTCATGCCAGGCTCTACTGATGTTTCCGATGTCAGCTGGGTTACACCAACAGCTCAATGCAATGTTACAACTTGCGCAATCGGAACTCCCTTTCATACTTGGCAGTTAACAGCACAAGGAAAATCAAGCAGCGCTCATAAAGGAACCTTACAGGTTGCAAAAATCCTTTTCCTTACTGCAGCTAAACTGCTTAAAGATCCGGAACTACTTATAGAAGCGAAAAAGGAGCTGCAGCAAACAGTTGGAGAAAAAGGCTATGTCTGCCCTATCCCTGATGAGGTACAGCCAGCTGCTGCGAGATAG
- a CDS encoding glucose PTS transporter subunit EIIB codes for MHLLGVVIGNTDGGILDFIIFGVLQGTYTKWYLVLIVGAVWFAVYYFIFRYAIIKFNLKTPGREDEAVTTGNEELTYQKKGKYDAKRILSALGGKENLQSLDNCITRLRLVINDMSKIDEKELKDCGALGVVKLDNHNLQVIIGTQVASLKNALEIEME; via the coding sequence ATGCATTTGCTTGGTGTCGTAATCGGGAATACAGACGGCGGTATCCTTGACTTCATTATTTTTGGAGTTCTGCAAGGAACGTATACGAAATGGTATCTCGTTCTAATAGTTGGCGCTGTTTGGTTTGCTGTTTACTATTTCATCTTCCGATATGCCATTATTAAGTTCAATTTAAAAACACCTGGCCGTGAGGATGAAGCAGTGACGACTGGGAATGAGGAGTTAACTTATCAGAAAAAAGGCAAGTATGATGCGAAAAGAATACTGTCAGCATTAGGCGGAAAAGAAAATCTTCAGTCACTCGACAATTGTATTACTAGACTGCGCCTTGTAATCAATGATATGAGCAAAATTGATGAGAAGGAATTAAAGGACTGCGGAGCACTCGGCGTGGTAAAGCTCGATAATCATAATTTACAGGTTATTATCGGCACACAAGTAGCATCTTTAAAAAATGCATTAGAAATAGAAATGGAGTAG
- a CDS encoding ABC transporter permease has product MIGLVQNELIKIFEKKMSWIFAIILIIALVGTAVLELKTSTQQTEDDWKVQVQTEIDQLEKEMEKAPSYEDIPEDDYTTKAKEDIQAEIDSFNGNLNDNVNPYTTSWSYLDYYGIALKSLITLFVVIVCAGNISSEFSDGTIKQLLIRPHRRWAILLSKYIALLIYSAFLIAVLIGIGYLVSIAFFGIDDFSGKLSVQNPTTFEMEAVAGGAYFFQSLLYYLPGLIMVLTLAFMLSTLFKNQAIAVGIGVFVLFFSSTAGALIVGFSEKYTWTKALIFPHLDQTVFVVQDKILENITMPMSLGILGIYYLIFMFITFFFFQKRDISI; this is encoded by the coding sequence ATGATTGGGTTAGTCCAGAATGAACTGATAAAGATATTTGAAAAGAAGATGAGCTGGATTTTTGCCATTATACTTATTATTGCATTAGTTGGAACTGCTGTACTTGAGTTGAAAACTAGCACACAGCAAACAGAAGATGATTGGAAGGTGCAGGTTCAAACGGAAATAGACCAGCTGGAGAAGGAAATGGAAAAAGCTCCAAGCTATGAGGATATTCCAGAAGATGATTATACGACAAAGGCAAAGGAGGATATCCAAGCCGAAATCGACAGTTTTAATGGCAATTTAAATGACAATGTGAATCCCTATACGACAAGCTGGTCATATTTGGATTATTATGGAATTGCATTGAAGTCTCTTATTACTCTTTTTGTAGTAATTGTTTGTGCAGGGAATATATCGTCTGAGTTTTCCGATGGCACAATTAAGCAGCTGCTGATTCGGCCTCATAGAAGATGGGCAATCCTGCTGTCAAAATATATTGCGCTTCTTATTTATTCTGCGTTTTTGATTGCGGTACTAATTGGAATAGGCTATTTAGTGAGCATTGCCTTCTTTGGTATTGATGACTTTAGTGGAAAATTGTCGGTGCAAAATCCTACTACTTTTGAAATGGAAGCTGTAGCTGGTGGAGCATATTTCTTCCAAAGCCTTCTATACTATTTGCCAGGGCTTATCATGGTCCTTACGCTGGCATTTATGCTGTCTACATTGTTTAAGAACCAAGCAATTGCAGTTGGAATTGGTGTATTTGTACTATTCTTTTCTTCGACTGCAGGAGCATTAATTGTTGGTTTTTCAGAAAAGTACACATGGACAAAAGCGTTAATTTTCCCGCACTTAGATCAGACTGTATTCGTAGTGCAGGATAAAATCTTAGAAAATATCACGATGCCGATGTCATTAGGAATTCTTGGAATTTACTACCTTATCTTTATGTTTATCACATTTTTCTTTTTCCAAAAAAGAGATATCAGCATTTAA
- a CDS encoding MalY/PatB family protein, whose product MTYSFDRITKRTGTYCTQWDYIEDRFGEADLLPFSISDTDFQTPQEVSKALSRRLEHGIFGYTRWNHQEFKEAVQKWYRERFSAEPQQDWIVYSPSVIYTIAKLIHVLTDDEDHVVIQTPAYDAFFKMITDNNRRISANPLVVKDGKYHIDFADLENRLAHNKAKVLLLCSPHNPTGRVWTENELEQIINLCRKYHVFIISDEIHMDIVLQPNKHTPIISKATALENVCICTSASKTFNIPGLIGSYAIIPSEHIRDEFLLTLKNRDGLSSTSILGLTATIEAYQSCGSWVDQLNDYIKNNMLFIQAYLEKQQLGATLQIPEATYLAWINIENMPYTPKQVQHALIHEGKVAIMAGDTYGAEGRSFLRLNAGCPQSKLADGLARFTQAINFLKKS is encoded by the coding sequence ATGACATATTCCTTTGATCGGATAACAAAAAGAACTGGTACGTACTGTACACAGTGGGATTATATTGAAGACAGATTCGGAGAAGCAGACCTGTTGCCCTTCTCCATCTCTGATACAGACTTCCAAACACCGCAGGAAGTAAGCAAAGCTTTAAGCAGACGGCTGGAGCACGGCATTTTCGGCTACACAAGATGGAATCACCAGGAATTTAAAGAAGCTGTTCAAAAATGGTATCGAGAACGCTTTTCTGCAGAGCCGCAACAAGATTGGATTGTTTACAGCCCAAGTGTTATTTATACAATCGCGAAACTAATTCATGTTTTAACAGATGATGAAGATCATGTTGTTATACAGACTCCAGCATATGATGCTTTTTTTAAGATGATTACAGATAATAACAGGCGGATTTCTGCAAATCCACTAGTTGTAAAAGACGGGAAATATCACATTGATTTTGCTGACTTAGAAAACAGGCTTGCCCACAATAAAGCGAAAGTGCTTTTGCTGTGCAGCCCACATAACCCGACAGGCAGAGTTTGGACAGAAAATGAGCTTGAACAAATCATTAATCTTTGCAGGAAATATCATGTTTTTATTATCAGCGATGAAATTCATATGGATATTGTGCTGCAGCCTAATAAGCATACTCCCATCATCAGCAAAGCAACAGCGCTTGAAAATGTATGCATATGTACCTCTGCCAGCAAAACATTCAATATTCCAGGACTTATTGGTTCGTATGCCATTATCCCAAGTGAGCATATAAGAGATGAATTTTTGCTAACATTAAAAAATCGTGATGGCCTTTCCTCCACAAGCATATTAGGATTGACTGCAACGATAGAGGCCTATCAGTCTTGCGGCAGTTGGGTGGATCAACTGAATGACTATATTAAAAATAACATGCTGTTTATACAGGCATATTTAGAAAAGCAGCAATTAGGAGCGACGCTGCAAATTCCAGAAGCAACTTACTTAGCATGGATTAATATCGAAAACATGCCATATACCCCAAAACAAGTTCAGCACGCCCTTATCCATGAAGGTAAAGTGGCTATCATGGCCGGAGATACCTACGGAGCTGAAGGAAGGAGCTTCTTGAGGCTGAATGCTGGCTGTCCGCAATCAAAGCTTGCAGATGGCTTAGCACGTTTCACACAAGCTATTAACTTTTTAAAGAAAAGCTAA
- a CDS encoding MurR/RpiR family transcriptional regulator, protein MNILLKRLAQSKGELSELEKQVLDYIIANPALVAESSLDHLSKALFISTATISRTCKRLGFSGFQDLKYSLNKDSEQELYKEAVHPPSFLTAHMDRVKQEMEWTLEHINELDIHKAASFIHESNFIEFFGVGASLPTCIDAARKLTFAGIICNAREDWDELRCVANGLSNKDLAILVSYSGETAHILDYAAILKERAVKTIAIVGRKSSRLKDLADITFQARIQNCYLGDLDMSSRFPLSILLDFIILTALESGKTGQKASRA, encoded by the coding sequence TTGAATATCCTCTTAAAGCGCCTTGCCCAATCTAAAGGCGAACTCAGCGAATTAGAAAAACAAGTATTGGACTATATAATTGCAAACCCAGCGCTTGTAGCTGAATCGAGCTTGGACCATTTATCAAAAGCTTTATTCATATCAACTGCTACAATAAGCAGAACATGTAAACGCTTAGGATTCAGCGGATTTCAAGACTTAAAATACAGCTTAAACAAAGATAGCGAACAAGAATTATATAAAGAAGCTGTACATCCGCCGAGCTTTTTGACAGCACATATGGACAGAGTCAAACAGGAAATGGAATGGACTTTGGAACATATTAATGAGCTTGATATTCATAAGGCAGCAAGCTTCATTCATGAAAGTAATTTTATTGAGTTCTTTGGAGTCGGAGCATCCTTGCCAACTTGCATTGATGCGGCCAGAAAACTAACCTTTGCAGGGATAATCTGCAACGCAAGAGAAGACTGGGATGAGTTAAGATGTGTCGCTAACGGGTTGTCCAATAAGGATTTAGCTATATTGGTTTCATACAGCGGAGAAACCGCTCATATTCTTGATTATGCTGCAATTCTAAAGGAAAGAGCAGTAAAAACAATTGCTATTGTCGGAAGGAAAAGCAGCCGGCTGAAGGATTTAGCAGATATTACTTTTCAAGCCCGAATTCAAAACTGTTATCTCGGAGATCTTGATATGAGTTCAAGATTTCCATTAAGTATTTTATTAGATTTTATTATCCTGACTGCATTAGAATCAGGTAAAACAGGACAGAAGGCTTCTAGGGCGTGA